From Rubrivirga sp. SAORIC476, a single genomic window includes:
- a CDS encoding M1 family metallopeptidase — protein sequence MTRRLLPLLLLLLTPLAFAQSPVGTWSYALTNDGAPFETGLISLPASGGDGRLVLTNNGIDSPLSAVTVSADGATFEAAGSVAAVGGAPFTLVATFDGADAFEGTFTLVGRSLGIRATRDDDAFAAYEAEQEALRIANAPEPVEMFEPFDLPAANTIRTGSGRPGPDYWQQRADYDLTASLDETTHTITGTVRLTYTNNSPETLDYLWFHLEQNLFETDSRGGPVTGRAASSLADEHGYRLGTVTVDGRAVTPWVTDTRMRLDLPEPLEGGGDRVEVVIPYSFVIPGSPGTPRMGRLDTEYGTVYSLAQWFPRVAVFDDVNGWNHQPYLGAGEFYLNFGDYDLTLTVPASHTVVATGELRNADDVYSRAQRDRWAAASRSDDALPIVTEADRDAAASMTGTKTWRFRAENVRDVAWGSSKAFLVDGAVARVPQEDGSINDVMILSAYPVEGIGTAENPGWEEATRYGRASILNNSYWYPYPYPVAISVASHIGGMEYPMIHFSSVRSRHKGLFGVVDHELGHNWYPMIVGSDERRHAWMDEGFNTFINGPSGVTFYNEGDDPTLPGYGEGALTSAETIARTFLANEISVDDEILTYADHLNNTERGWNSYRKPGYGLQLLRQAVLGQERFDAAFREYTRRWAFKHPQPADFFRSMEDASGEDLDWFWRGWFDTRHMYDAALRSVVRDGDVIVLTVGQERGLVFPTEIEVTFADGSTDRVGVPVEGFARDAEVSVILASGGRTVTSARLDPDGLLPDVDRENDTATPSE from the coding sequence ATGACTCGACGGCTTCTCCCGCTTCTCCTGCTCCTGCTCACCCCGCTGGCGTTCGCCCAGAGCCCGGTCGGCACCTGGAGCTACGCCCTCACCAACGACGGAGCCCCGTTCGAAACGGGTCTGATTTCGCTCCCCGCCAGCGGCGGCGACGGACGGCTCGTGCTCACGAACAACGGAATCGACTCGCCGCTCTCCGCCGTCACCGTCTCGGCGGACGGCGCCACCTTTGAGGCTGCAGGCTCCGTCGCGGCCGTCGGAGGGGCGCCGTTCACGCTCGTCGCCACCTTCGACGGCGCGGACGCCTTCGAGGGCACGTTCACCCTCGTCGGGCGCAGCCTCGGCATCCGCGCGACGCGCGACGACGACGCGTTCGCGGCCTACGAGGCCGAGCAGGAGGCGCTCCGCATCGCCAACGCGCCCGAGCCGGTCGAGATGTTCGAGCCCTTCGACCTGCCCGCCGCCAACACCATCCGCACCGGCAGCGGGCGCCCGGGCCCCGACTACTGGCAGCAGCGCGCCGACTACGACCTGACGGCCAGCCTCGACGAGACCACGCACACCATCACCGGCACCGTCCGGCTGACGTACACCAACAACAGCCCCGAGACGCTGGACTACCTCTGGTTCCACCTGGAGCAGAACCTGTTCGAGACCGACAGCCGCGGCGGGCCGGTCACCGGGCGCGCAGCCTCGTCGCTCGCCGATGAACACGGCTACCGCCTCGGCACCGTCACCGTCGACGGCCGCGCCGTGACGCCGTGGGTCACCGACACGCGGATGCGCCTCGACCTCCCCGAGCCGCTGGAGGGCGGCGGCGACCGCGTCGAGGTGGTGATCCCGTACTCGTTCGTCATCCCGGGCTCGCCGGGCACGCCCCGCATGGGCCGCCTCGACACTGAGTACGGCACGGTCTACAGCCTCGCCCAGTGGTTCCCCCGCGTCGCCGTGTTCGACGACGTGAACGGCTGGAACCACCAGCCCTACCTCGGCGCGGGCGAGTTCTACCTCAACTTCGGCGACTACGACCTCACGCTGACGGTCCCGGCCAGCCACACCGTGGTCGCGACGGGCGAGCTTCGCAACGCCGACGACGTGTACTCGCGCGCGCAGCGCGACCGCTGGGCCGCCGCCAGCCGCAGCGACGACGCGCTCCCCATCGTCACCGAGGCGGACCGCGACGCGGCGGCCTCCATGACGGGCACCAAGACGTGGCGCTTCCGCGCCGAGAACGTCCGCGACGTGGCATGGGGCTCGTCCAAGGCCTTCCTCGTGGACGGCGCCGTGGCCCGCGTCCCGCAGGAGGACGGGTCCATCAATGACGTGATGATCCTGAGCGCCTACCCGGTGGAGGGCATCGGGACGGCCGAGAACCCGGGTTGGGAGGAGGCCACGCGCTACGGCCGCGCCTCCATCCTCAACAACTCCTACTGGTACCCCTACCCGTACCCGGTCGCGATCTCGGTCGCGAGCCACATCGGCGGGATGGAGTACCCGATGATCCACTTTTCGTCCGTCCGCAGCCGTCACAAGGGGCTGTTCGGGGTCGTGGACCACGAGCTGGGCCACAACTGGTACCCGATGATCGTGGGCTCCGACGAGCGCCGCCACGCCTGGATGGACGAGGGCTTCAACACGTTCATCAACGGGCCCTCGGGGGTCACCTTCTACAACGAGGGCGACGACCCGACGCTGCCGGGCTACGGCGAAGGCGCGCTCACGAGCGCCGAAACCATCGCGCGGACGTTCCTCGCCAACGAGATCTCGGTCGACGACGAGATCCTGACCTACGCTGACCACCTCAACAACACCGAGCGAGGCTGGAACAGCTACCGCAAGCCGGGCTATGGCCTCCAGCTCTTGCGGCAGGCCGTTCTCGGACAGGAGCGCTTCGACGCCGCCTTCCGGGAGTACACCCGCCGCTGGGCCTTCAAGCATCCTCAGCCGGCCGACTTCTTCCGCTCCATGGAGGACGCCTCGGGCGAGGACCTCGACTGGTTCTGGCGCGGCTGGTTCGACACGCGCCACATGTACGACGCTGCGCTCCGCTCGGTCGTCCGGGACGGCGACGTGATCGTGCTGACGGTGGGCCAGGAGCGCGGGCTCGTGTTCCCGACCGAGATCGAAGTCACCTTCGCCGACGGCTCGACGGACCGCGTCGGGGTGCCGGTGGAAGGCTTCGCGCGCGACGCCGAGGTGTCGGTCATCCTGGCGTCGGGGGGCCGCACGGTCACGTCCGCGCGCCTCGACCCGGACGGCCTGCTGCCGGACGTGGACCGTGAGAATGACACGGCCACGCCGTCCGAGTAG
- a CDS encoding CTP synthase has protein sequence MPADSAGTPCKFLFVTGGVTSSLGKGIVSASLGRLLEARGLRVTIQKFDPYINVDAGTMNPFEHGEVYVTDDGAETDLDLGHYERYLGVPMSQANNVTTGRVYSGVIAKERAGAYLGKTVQVVPHVIDEIKGWMRRLAETGDYDVIITEVGGTAGDIESLPYLEAIRQLSLEEGKENTALVHLTLVPFLAAAGELKTKPTQHSVKTLQSYGLQPDVLVARTEHPLPEDVRRKIGLFCNVGPEAVIEALDAESIYEVPLLLREQKLDEVVLKRLRLDAPLDVDPTPDLEDWVDFLRRLKNPEGQVTIALVGKYVEHQDAYKSISESLLLAAAKNGVQVEVRSVLSDDVTAANVADKLAGVAGVLVAPGFGDRGIDGKIEAVRWAREAGVPFLGICLGMQVATIEFARHVAGLPEAHSTEFDPDNPSPVISMMAEQKTVTDKGGTMRLGAYTCALGEGTLAQEIYAGAATVQERHRHRYEVNNDLRYRLREAGLVFSGMNPDRDLVEIIELPQPDGDGAPELAHPWFVGVQFHPEYRSRVREPHPLFVHFIGAAVAHAQAGGTYDEPTKPSRTRRVRRATARVLTEDG, from the coding sequence ATGCCCGCAGACTCCGCCGGAACCCCTTGTAAGTTCCTTTTCGTGACCGGCGGCGTGACGTCGTCGCTGGGCAAGGGAATCGTCTCCGCCAGCCTCGGGCGGCTGCTGGAAGCCCGCGGGTTGCGGGTCACGATCCAGAAGTTCGACCCCTACATCAACGTCGACGCGGGGACCATGAACCCGTTCGAGCACGGCGAGGTGTACGTCACCGACGACGGCGCCGAGACCGACCTCGACCTGGGCCACTACGAGCGCTACCTCGGCGTGCCCATGTCGCAGGCCAACAACGTGACCACGGGCCGCGTGTACTCGGGCGTGATCGCGAAGGAGCGCGCGGGCGCCTACCTCGGCAAGACCGTCCAGGTGGTGCCCCACGTGATCGACGAGATCAAGGGCTGGATGCGGCGCCTCGCCGAGACCGGCGACTACGACGTCATCATCACCGAGGTGGGCGGCACCGCGGGCGACATCGAGAGCCTGCCCTACCTGGAGGCCATCCGCCAGCTGTCGCTGGAGGAGGGCAAGGAGAACACGGCGCTCGTCCACCTGACGCTGGTGCCCTTCCTCGCCGCGGCGGGCGAACTCAAGACCAAGCCTACCCAGCACTCCGTCAAGACGCTCCAGAGCTACGGCCTCCAGCCGGACGTGCTGGTGGCGCGCACCGAGCACCCGCTGCCGGAGGACGTGCGCCGCAAGATCGGCCTGTTCTGCAACGTCGGCCCCGAGGCGGTGATCGAGGCGCTCGACGCCGAGTCGATCTACGAGGTCCCGCTGCTGCTGCGCGAGCAGAAGCTCGACGAGGTGGTCCTCAAGCGCCTCCGCCTCGACGCGCCGCTGGACGTGGACCCGACGCCCGACCTGGAGGACTGGGTCGACTTCCTGCGCCGCCTCAAGAACCCCGAGGGGCAGGTCACGATCGCGCTCGTCGGCAAGTACGTCGAGCACCAGGACGCCTACAAGTCGATCTCGGAGAGCCTGCTGCTGGCCGCGGCCAAGAACGGCGTCCAGGTCGAAGTCCGCAGCGTCCTCTCGGACGACGTGACGGCGGCCAACGTGGCGGACAAGCTGGCGGGCGTCGCGGGCGTGCTGGTGGCGCCGGGCTTCGGCGACCGCGGCATCGACGGCAAGATCGAGGCGGTCCGCTGGGCGCGCGAGGCGGGCGTCCCGTTCCTCGGCATCTGCCTCGGGATGCAGGTCGCCACGATCGAGTTCGCGCGCCACGTCGCCGGGCTGCCCGAGGCGCACTCGACCGAGTTCGACCCCGACAACCCGTCGCCGGTCATCTCGATGATGGCCGAGCAGAAGACGGTCACCGACAAGGGCGGCACCATGCGCCTCGGCGCCTACACGTGCGCCCTCGGCGAGGGCACGCTGGCGCAGGAGATCTACGCCGGGGCGGCCACCGTCCAGGAGCGCCACCGCCACCGCTACGAGGTCAACAACGACCTCCGCTATCGGCTCCGCGAGGCAGGCCTCGTGTTCTCGGGCATGAACCCGGACCGTGACCTCGTCGAGATCATCGAGCTGCCGCAGCCTGACGGTGACGGGGCGCCGGAGCTGGCGCACCCGTGGTTCGTCGGGGTTCAGTTCCACCCCGAGTACCGGAGCCGCGTCCGCGAGCCCCATCCCCTGTTCGTCCATTTCATCGGCGCGGCCGTGGCGCACGCCCAGGCGGGCGGCACCTACGACGAGCCGACGAAGCCCAGCCGCACCCGCCGCGTCCGCCGGGCGACGGCGCGGGTGCTGACGGAGGACGGCTAG
- a CDS encoding NUDIX domain-containing protein: MPSPSSIPDRLAGHVRVRVGALLFDDAEAPTAVLLAEHSGIWEERPFWTPPGGGVEFGESLAEALRREVREETGLDAEVGAVRYVLDFVRPPLHAVSFYVECRAPGLDTARLGSDPELPADAQLLRQLRLIPFDELDALTLYPEPFAGRLAADARAGFPEGTVYLGTYR, from the coding sequence GTGCCCTCCCCCTCGTCCATCCCCGACCGCCTCGCCGGGCACGTCCGCGTGCGCGTGGGCGCGCTGCTGTTCGACGACGCCGAGGCGCCGACGGCCGTCCTGCTGGCGGAGCACTCCGGGATCTGGGAGGAGCGGCCGTTCTGGACGCCGCCGGGCGGGGGCGTCGAGTTCGGCGAGTCGCTGGCGGAGGCGCTGCGCCGCGAGGTCCGCGAGGAGACCGGCCTCGACGCCGAGGTGGGCGCGGTGCGGTACGTGCTCGACTTCGTCCGCCCGCCGCTGCACGCGGTCTCGTTCTACGTCGAGTGCCGCGCGCCCGGCCTCGACACGGCCCGCCTCGGAAGCGACCCCGAGCTGCCCGCCGACGCCCAGCTACTGCGTCAGCTCCGCCTGATCCCGTTCGACGAGCTGGACGCGCTCACGCTCTACCCCGAGCCCTTCGCCGGGCGCCTCGCCGCCGACGCCCGCGCGGGCTTCCCCGAGGGCACGGTCTACCTGGGCACGTACCGATGA
- a CDS encoding ABC transporter ATP-binding protein, whose translation MPSPDLASLLTVAPDRQRSLVVEGVTKRYLFGPIVLRDLSHAFAPGTATALVGPNGSGKSTLLRVLSALSAPTTGTVRYAEGDVHDRPHAFLSSVGVVHDRPDLPGYLTGVETLEWIARERGTWDADAPARHAALLDAVRLDERRDALTRTYSAGMTRKTQVAAALCGAPAVLLLDEPFRALDTEATEAVVDLLAAFRDGGGLVVLSSHRSDLLDRLCDERLDLGR comes from the coding sequence GTGCCGTCGCCTGACCTCGCCTCGCTTCTGACCGTCGCCCCGGACCGGCAGCGGTCCCTCGTCGTGGAGGGCGTCACGAAACGGTACCTGTTCGGCCCGATCGTGCTGCGCGACCTCTCGCACGCGTTCGCGCCCGGCACCGCGACCGCCCTCGTCGGGCCGAATGGCTCGGGCAAGTCGACGCTGCTCCGCGTGCTGTCCGCGCTGAGCGCGCCGACGACCGGCACGGTCCGCTACGCCGAGGGGGACGTGCACGACCGACCGCATGCGTTCCTGTCGAGCGTCGGCGTGGTCCACGACCGGCCCGATCTGCCGGGTTACCTGACGGGCGTGGAGACGCTGGAGTGGATCGCGCGCGAGCGCGGCACCTGGGACGCGGACGCGCCCGCACGCCACGCGGCGCTGCTCGACGCGGTCCGCCTCGACGAGCGCCGCGACGCCCTCACGCGGACGTACTCGGCCGGGATGACGCGCAAGACGCAGGTCGCCGCGGCGCTCTGCGGCGCGCCGGCGGTGCTGCTGCTCGACGAGCCGTTTCGCGCCCTCGACACCGAGGCCACCGAGGCGGTCGTGGACCTGCTGGCGGCCTTCCGCGACGGCGGCGGGCTGGTGGTTCTCTCCAGCCACCGCTCCGACCTCTTGGACCGGCTCTGCGACGAGAGGCTGGACCTGGGGAGATAG
- a CDS encoding triacylglycerol lipase: MTRLLRPLVLLLPLLALTACASVRPADAAPRELVVLVHGMGRSALSMAPMAISLRRAGYRVLNVGYNSQGPSVAEIGAQVDAEVDAALADEPASRVHFVGHSLGTVVIRWLLVHDPPEAAGRAVLLAPPNQGAHSADRWARWVGWALPPIRELRTTGGTAADLGPPPGVEVAVIAGERDGKVAVEETCLEGAAHAVVASGHTVLMMRPSVMERVKGFLATGELAGASDAACAEALAG; this comes from the coding sequence ATGACCCGCCTGCTCCGCCCGCTCGTCCTGCTCCTCCCTCTCCTCGCGCTGACCGCGTGCGCGAGCGTCCGCCCGGCCGACGCCGCGCCGCGCGAGTTGGTGGTGCTGGTCCACGGCATGGGCCGCTCGGCGCTGTCGATGGCGCCGATGGCCATCTCGCTGCGGCGCGCGGGCTACCGCGTCCTGAACGTCGGCTACAACAGCCAGGGCCCGAGCGTGGCCGAGATCGGCGCCCAGGTGGACGCCGAGGTAGACGCCGCGCTGGCCGACGAGCCCGCTTCCCGCGTCCACTTCGTGGGCCACAGCCTCGGGACGGTCGTGATCCGCTGGCTGCTCGTCCACGACCCGCCCGAGGCGGCGGGGCGCGCGGTGCTGCTGGCGCCTCCGAACCAGGGCGCCCACTCCGCCGACCGCTGGGCGCGCTGGGTTGGCTGGGCGCTGCCCCCCATCCGCGAGCTGCGGACGACCGGCGGGACGGCCGCTGACCTCGGGCCGCCGCCGGGCGTCGAGGTGGCCGTGATCGCAGGCGAGCGCGACGGCAAGGTGGCCGTCGAGGAGACGTGTCTGGAGGGTGCCGCACACGCCGTCGTGGCCTCGGGCCACACCGTCCTCATGATGCGCCCTTCCGTGATGGAGCGCGTGAAGGGCTTCCTCGCCACGGGCGAGCTGGCGGGCGCCTCGGACGCAGCCTGCGCCGAGGCGCTGGCAGGATGA